One Methylobacterium sp. AMS5 genomic region harbors:
- a CDS encoding HD domain-containing phosphohydrolase yields MIVVLSDRPDRSQDLVEAVRAVTECRVVGTDETWDRIGLFRGVIADITLNRPEAKRCLRLLANRPGRARTPLICLTRGHEQSAFNEARNLGATLCLSALAEPRMIVGSLVREVWPEKSVADLVVTRETERAGTLMTRLFESAQSGPIDMPSVERGIAPVLDAIHEGGLSRWLDEVWAHDDVTFQHCLLVSGVVAAFAHSLGLSAADKQLMTRAALVHDVGKSRIPLAVLNKPGRLDDDERAVMQTHAPIGHEILTESGGCDAVTLAVTRHHHEMLDGSGYPDKLCADAIGDPVRLLTICDIYAALIERRPYKAPMSSRDALSILSGMQGKLEGGLVQAFGRAVQTVP; encoded by the coding sequence GTGATCGTCGTGCTGAGCGACCGCCCGGATCGTAGCCAGGACTTGGTGGAGGCCGTGCGCGCGGTCACCGAGTGCCGGGTCGTGGGCACCGATGAGACCTGGGACCGGATCGGCCTCTTCCGCGGTGTGATCGCCGACATCACCCTGAACCGCCCCGAAGCCAAGCGCTGCCTGCGCTTGCTGGCGAACCGTCCCGGGCGCGCGCGTACCCCTCTGATCTGCCTGACCCGCGGCCACGAGCAATCCGCCTTCAACGAGGCGCGCAACCTCGGCGCCACCCTGTGCCTGTCGGCGCTGGCCGAGCCACGCATGATCGTCGGCTCGCTGGTGCGCGAGGTCTGGCCCGAGAAGTCGGTGGCCGACCTCGTGGTGACCCGCGAGACCGAGCGGGCGGGCACGCTGATGACGCGCCTGTTCGAATCGGCGCAGTCCGGCCCGATCGACATGCCGAGCGTCGAGCGGGGCATCGCCCCGGTGCTCGACGCGATCCACGAGGGCGGCCTGTCGCGCTGGCTCGACGAGGTGTGGGCGCATGACGACGTGACCTTCCAGCACTGCCTGCTGGTCTCCGGCGTCGTCGCCGCCTTCGCCCACAGCCTCGGCCTCTCCGCCGCGGACAAACAGCTCATGACCCGCGCCGCGCTGGTGCATGACGTGGGCAAGTCGCGCATCCCGCTCGCCGTCCTCAACAAGCCCGGCCGGCTCGACGACGACGAGAGGGCCGTGATGCAGACCCATGCGCCGATCGGCCACGAGATTCTGACGGAGTCCGGCGGCTGCGACGCGGTCACGCTCGCGGTGACGCGCCACCATCACGAGATGCTCGACGGTTCGGGCTACCCGGACAAGCTCTGCGCCGACGCGATCGGCGACCCCGTGCGGCTGCTGACGATCTGCGACATCTATGCCGCCCTGATCGAGCGACGCCCCTACAAGGCGCCGATGTCGAGCCGCGACGCGCTCTCGATCCTGTCGGGCATGCAGGGCAAGCTCGAGGGCGGGCTGGTGCAGGCCTTCGGCCGGGCGGTGCAGACGGTGCCCTGA
- a CDS encoding mechanosensitive ion channel family protein, producing MAEVRAFFDQLIGWIVQLPWWVASPILLAGCCVLVLPLHGVAYRFAQRAVSGKSLFWRSLASRTRGPSRLALLVISLALAVSTAPLTWQIRLVLNQVLLVAFVTLAGWTCATAIHIATVIYLRRFKLDAEDNLLARKHFTQMRILERAALTLVALVTTAIVLMTFEPVRQYGVSLLASAGAAGLILGLAMQPVLSNLVAGIQIAITQPIRIEDAVIVENEWGWVEEINATYVVVRLWDWRRLVLPLTDFIQKPFQNWTREGASLIGSVFLYVDHRAPIEAMRTELRRIAGASRLWDGNVVNLQVSDAREGVIELRMLVSARNAPQTWDLRCEVREKMIGFLQKEHPCALPRQRAEWVNPDPPYPGGQARPEAGNEPGIRGERPLRSDPRPAAA from the coding sequence ATGGCGGAAGTTCGCGCATTCTTCGATCAGTTGATCGGCTGGATCGTGCAGTTGCCCTGGTGGGTCGCGAGCCCGATCCTGCTGGCCGGCTGCTGCGTGCTGGTGCTGCCCCTGCACGGGGTGGCCTACCGCTTCGCGCAAAGGGCTGTGAGCGGGAAGAGCCTGTTCTGGCGCTCGCTGGCGTCACGCACCCGGGGGCCGAGCCGGCTCGCGCTGCTGGTCATCAGTCTGGCGCTCGCGGTCTCCACCGCGCCGCTGACGTGGCAGATCCGGCTCGTCCTCAATCAGGTGCTGCTCGTCGCCTTCGTGACGCTGGCGGGCTGGACCTGCGCCACCGCGATCCACATCGCCACGGTGATCTACCTGCGCCGGTTCAAGCTCGATGCGGAAGACAACCTGCTCGCCCGCAAGCACTTCACGCAGATGCGCATCCTCGAACGGGCGGCGTTGACGCTGGTCGCCCTCGTCACCACCGCCATCGTGCTGATGACCTTCGAGCCGGTGCGGCAATACGGGGTGAGCCTGCTCGCCTCGGCGGGCGCGGCCGGGTTGATCCTCGGGCTGGCGATGCAGCCGGTGCTCTCCAACCTCGTGGCGGGCATCCAGATCGCCATCACCCAGCCGATCCGGATCGAGGACGCGGTCATCGTCGAGAACGAGTGGGGCTGGGTCGAGGAGATCAACGCGACCTATGTCGTCGTGCGGCTGTGGGACTGGCGCCGCCTCGTCCTGCCGCTGACCGACTTCATCCAGAAGCCGTTCCAGAACTGGACCCGAGAGGGCGCCTCGCTGATCGGCTCCGTGTTCCTCTACGTCGATCACAGGGCGCCGATCGAGGCGATGCGCACGGAATTGCGGCGGATCGCCGGGGCGTCCCGGCTCTGGGACGGCAACGTGGTCAACCTGCAGGTCTCGGACGCGCGCGAGGGCGTGATCGAGCTGCGGATGCTGGTGAGCGCCCGCAACGCGCCGCAGACCTGGGACCTGCGCTGCGAGGTGCGCGAGAAGATGATCGGCTTCCTGCAGAAGGAGCACCCTTGCGCCCTGCCGCGCCAGCGGGCGGAGTGGGTGAACCCCGATCCGCCCTATCCCGGCGGCCAGGCACGGCCCGAGGCCGGCAACGAGCCCGGCATCCGCGGCGAGCGCCCGCTCCGGAGCGATCCCCGCCCCGCGGCGGCCTGA
- a CDS encoding DsbA family protein codes for MKLFRSVSVFALAGGLALGAAVGARAEDAAPFTDAQRKAIEGIVKDYLVKNPDVLQEAIAEGERRAQETQKLAQAAALKESREALTNSPHGIVAGNPNGDVTVVEFFDYNCGYCRKAFTDVQTLIKSDPKLRVVLKDFPVLGAESLEASRIALAAKLQLKPEKMFDFHAKLLETKGRINGERAIAVAKEFGADVERLKKDAQGPEVKAALTENVGLGDKLSLSGTPAFVIGDEILPGAVGVEPMRKTISDIRQCGHASC; via the coding sequence ATGAAGCTCTTCCGCTCCGTTTCCGTCTTCGCCCTCGCCGGCGGCCTTGCGCTCGGTGCGGCCGTCGGCGCCCGCGCGGAGGATGCCGCCCCCTTCACCGACGCCCAGCGCAAGGCGATCGAGGGGATCGTCAAGGACTACCTCGTCAAGAACCCCGACGTGCTGCAGGAGGCGATCGCCGAGGGCGAGCGCCGCGCTCAGGAGACGCAGAAGCTCGCTCAGGCCGCCGCGCTGAAGGAGTCGCGCGAGGCGCTGACGAACTCGCCCCACGGCATCGTCGCCGGCAACCCGAACGGCGACGTCACCGTGGTCGAGTTCTTCGACTACAATTGCGGCTATTGCCGCAAGGCCTTCACCGACGTGCAGACCCTGATCAAGTCCGATCCGAAGCTGCGCGTGGTGCTCAAGGACTTCCCCGTGCTCGGCGCCGAATCGCTGGAGGCGAGCCGGATCGCGCTCGCGGCCAAGCTGCAGCTCAAGCCGGAGAAGATGTTCGACTTCCACGCCAAGCTGCTCGAGACCAAGGGCCGCATCAACGGCGAGCGGGCGATCGCCGTGGCCAAGGAATTCGGTGCCGACGTGGAGCGCCTGAAGAAGGACGCGCAGGGGCCGGAGGTGAAGGCCGCCCTCACCGAGAACGTCGGCCTCGGCGACAAGCTCAGCCTCTCGGGCACCCCCGCCTTCGTCATCGGCGACGAGATCCTGCCCGGCGCGGTCGGCGTCGAGCCGATGCGCAAGACCATCAGCGACATCCGCCAATGCGGCCACGCGAGCTGCTGA
- a CDS encoding aminotransferase class I/II-fold pyridoxal phosphate-dependent enzyme, protein MSPDPVLSRRAQAVAPFLAMDVMAAAGARERRGEGVVHMEVGQPSAPAPRAVIAAAQGALADGRIPYTEALGLPRLRERIARHYAETYGVSLSPERVVVTTGSSAGFVLAFLALFDAGARIGVPRPGYPAYDGILRALDLIPQPLTLRAEDRYAPTPALLRAVHAAQPLSGLLVMSPANPSGTVIEPTRLAELCATARALSLPFISDEIYHGLSYGVPTATALQFDANALVINSFSKFYCMTGWRVGWMVVPEALVRGIERLAQNLYISAPYLSQVAALAAFDTLDEIVAIREGYAANRALLLDALPSLGFSDIHPVDGAFYLYADIARHTDDASAFCRRMLEEAGVAATPGLDFDPEEGGHHIRFSFAGSNAECAEAVARLKGWLG, encoded by the coding sequence TTGAGCCCCGATCCCGTCCTCTCGCGCCGCGCCCAGGCCGTGGCGCCCTTCCTGGCGATGGACGTGATGGCCGCCGCCGGCGCCCGCGAGCGGCGCGGGGAGGGCGTCGTCCACATGGAGGTCGGCCAGCCCTCGGCGCCCGCGCCCCGCGCGGTGATCGCGGCGGCGCAAGGAGCGCTCGCCGACGGGCGCATCCCCTACACCGAAGCGCTCGGGCTTCCGCGCCTACGCGAGCGTATCGCCCGGCACTACGCCGAAACCTACGGCGTCAGCCTCTCGCCGGAGCGGGTGGTGGTGACGACGGGCTCCTCGGCGGGTTTCGTGCTGGCCTTCCTCGCCCTGTTCGATGCGGGCGCCCGGATCGGCGTGCCGCGCCCCGGCTACCCGGCCTATGACGGCATCCTGCGCGCCCTCGACCTGATCCCGCAGCCGCTGACCCTGCGCGCGGAGGACCGCTACGCCCCGACCCCCGCACTGCTGCGCGCGGTCCATGCGGCGCAGCCCCTCTCCGGCCTGCTGGTGATGAGCCCGGCCAACCCGTCCGGCACGGTGATCGAGCCGACCCGGCTTGCCGAACTCTGCGCCACGGCGCGGGCGCTCTCGCTGCCCTTTATCTCCGACGAGATCTATCACGGCCTCAGCTACGGCGTGCCGACGGCGACCGCGCTGCAATTCGATGCGAACGCGCTGGTCATCAACTCCTTCTCGAAATTCTACTGCATGACCGGCTGGCGGGTCGGCTGGATGGTGGTGCCCGAGGCGCTGGTCCGCGGGATCGAGCGGCTGGCGCAGAACCTCTACATCTCGGCGCCCTATCTCTCGCAGGTCGCGGCGCTCGCCGCCTTCGACACGCTCGACGAGATCGTCGCGATCCGCGAGGGCTACGCGGCCAACCGCGCCCTGCTCCTCGACGCGCTGCCATCCCTCGGCTTCAGCGACATCCACCCGGTGGACGGGGCCTTCTATCTCTACGCCGACATCGCCCGGCACACCGACGACGCGAGCGCCTTCTGCCGGCGGATGCTGGAGGAGGCGGGCGTCGCCGCGACGCCGGGCCTCGACTTCGACCCGGAGGAGGGCGGCCACCACATCCGCTTCTCCTTCGCCGGCTCGAACGCCGAATGCGCCGAGGCGGTGGCGCGGCTGAAGGGTTGGCTGGGCTGA
- a CDS encoding AMP-binding protein encodes MAQDRSAERPWLAAYPPGIPADIDVDSVGTVVDLFDRSVLRFAERPAITCFGASLRYREIGAAAQAVAAWLAANGYGKAGKGSEKGADGIGDRVAVMMPNVPACPVALLGVLVAGCTVVNVNPLYTPRELAAQINDSGARVLFVLENFCHTVGQALPQMPSLERIVVAGPGDLLGLKGRIVDLVSRRLKRAVPPYTLPAGRTLRFEAVVRAGRGLKRPSVLIEPGDVAFLQYTGGTTGIAKAAMLTHRNIMANVEQSRAWFRAPAADGDGHVAVTALPLYHIFALTACFLFFFRLGGCCLLIPNPRDLDGFVKTLSRTRFTNFAGVNTLFNALNNHPKIGTVDFSQVEYVVGGGMAVQSAVAARWKAITGQTILEGYGLSETSPVVSVNPLGLADWTGTIGYPLPSTEVTIRAEDGTVLPFGVPGELCVRGPQVMAGYWNRPEETRAAMTVDGFFRTGDVAVMTPDGQIRIVDRMKDMILVSGFNVYPNEVEDVLATHPAVVECAVVGAPCGESGEMVVAHVVLRDPSVEPDALRAHARASLTGYKVPRRIVIQDSLPKTNVGKVLRRALREESIPGR; translated from the coding sequence ATGGCGCAGGACCGGAGCGCGGAGCGTCCTTGGCTGGCCGCCTATCCCCCCGGCATTCCCGCCGACATCGACGTCGATTCCGTCGGCACGGTGGTCGATCTGTTCGACCGCAGCGTGCTGCGCTTCGCCGAGCGCCCGGCGATCACCTGCTTCGGCGCGAGCCTGCGCTATCGCGAGATCGGTGCCGCGGCGCAGGCGGTGGCGGCGTGGCTCGCCGCCAACGGCTACGGCAAGGCCGGCAAAGGCAGCGAGAAGGGTGCGGACGGCATCGGCGACCGCGTCGCGGTGATGATGCCCAACGTCCCGGCCTGTCCCGTCGCGCTGCTCGGCGTGCTGGTGGCGGGCTGCACCGTCGTCAACGTCAACCCGCTCTACACCCCGCGCGAACTCGCCGCCCAGATCAACGATTCCGGCGCCCGCGTCCTCTTCGTGCTGGAGAATTTCTGCCACACGGTCGGGCAGGCGCTGCCGCAGATGCCGAGCCTGGAGCGGATCGTCGTGGCGGGCCCGGGCGACCTGCTGGGGCTGAAGGGACGGATCGTCGATCTCGTCTCGCGGCGGCTGAAGCGGGCGGTACCGCCCTACACCCTGCCGGCCGGGCGGACCCTCCGGTTCGAAGCGGTGGTGCGGGCGGGCCGCGGCCTCAAGCGGCCCTCGGTCCTGATCGAGCCCGGCGACGTCGCCTTCCTGCAATATACCGGCGGCACCACCGGCATCGCCAAGGCGGCGATGCTGACCCACCGCAACATCATGGCCAATGTCGAGCAGAGCCGGGCCTGGTTCCGCGCCCCGGCGGCGGATGGGGACGGGCACGTGGCGGTGACGGCGCTGCCGCTCTACCACATCTTCGCGCTGACGGCCTGCTTCCTGTTCTTCTTCCGGCTCGGCGGCTGCTGCCTCCTGATCCCGAACCCGCGCGACCTCGACGGCTTCGTGAAGACGCTCAGCCGCACCCGCTTCACCAACTTCGCCGGGGTGAACACGCTGTTCAACGCCCTCAACAACCACCCGAAGATCGGCACGGTCGACTTTTCGCAGGTCGAGTACGTGGTCGGCGGCGGCATGGCGGTGCAATCGGCAGTGGCCGCCCGCTGGAAGGCGATCACCGGCCAGACCATCCTCGAAGGCTACGGCCTGTCGGAGACCTCGCCGGTGGTGAGCGTCAACCCGCTCGGACTCGCCGACTGGACCGGGACGATCGGCTATCCGCTGCCCTCGACCGAGGTGACGATCCGGGCCGAGGACGGCACGGTGCTGCCCTTCGGCGTGCCGGGCGAACTCTGCGTGCGCGGGCCCCAGGTGATGGCCGGCTACTGGAACCGCCCGGAGGAGACGCGGGCGGCGATGACCGTCGACGGCTTCTTCCGCACCGGCGACGTGGCGGTGATGACGCCGGACGGGCAGATCCGCATCGTCGATCGGATGAAGGACATGATCCTCGTCTCCGGATTCAACGTCTACCCGAACGAGGTCGAGGACGTGCTCGCCACCCATCCGGCGGTGGTCGAATGCGCCGTGGTCGGCGCGCCCTGCGGCGAGAGCGGCGAGATGGTCGTCGCCCACGTGGTCTTGCGCGATCCTTCGGTGGAGCCGGACGCGCTCCGGGCCCATGCCCGCGCGAGCCTCACCGGCTACAAGGTGCCCCGCCGGATCGTGATCCAAGATAGCCTGCCCAAGACCAATGTCGGCAAGGTGCTGCGCCGGGCGCTGCGGGAGGAGAGTATTCCCGGTCGGTGA